One genomic region from Candidatus Caldarchaeum subterraneum encodes:
- a CDS encoding elongation factor EF-1 alpha subunit: protein MAENRRFTIPSIERMHIEFKERLIPEIHLRTEKRQKLASQMKYRLENGGGTAVYILGVRDDGTALGISDIELEESLSVLKQVASECGAVIDRVEKFDSNGGLIARVIITTQSRPSVDHLVVSVAGHVNHGKSTFLACLITGEKDDGQKWLYLDTLPHEVERNLSADLHFIVLGFRGMEPNLMKNPLDRAERIRVTRESERLVSFVDTVGHEPWLRTTIRGILGQEIDYGFLVVAADDGPTHITREHLGIMLAMGIPVIILITKIDKVPANRVEAAESEIATLLKRVGRIPFIVNSINDVELLIDKVSVVVPVLKISSVTRQGYDLVYHLLRRLPPRAKKRDLPFLLYIDRVYNVEGVGNVVSGSVKQGSLTPGAELLIGPTRKGVFVPVRARSIEMHYTRLAEAEPGYIVGVAVKGVREELLERGMIVCEPSLNPVSVWSFEAEVTVLSHPTRISTGYEPIVHIHTIASTTRVKLLDKPYLKAGESGRVEMRFKYRPFYIQPGDRFVFREGKTKGIGVVTKILETS from the coding sequence ATGGCTGAGAACAGGAGGTTCACCATCCCCTCTATTGAGAGGATGCATATTGAGTTTAAGGAGAGGCTTATTCCAGAGATTCATCTCAGGACGGAGAAGAGGCAGAAGCTTGCGAGCCAGATGAAGTATCGGCTGGAGAACGGCGGCGGAACAGCTGTATACATTCTGGGAGTCAGGGATGACGGGACAGCGTTGGGGATATCGGATATTGAGCTTGAAGAAAGTCTCAGCGTGTTGAAGCAGGTTGCCTCTGAGTGTGGGGCGGTGATAGACAGGGTTGAGAAGTTTGACTCCAACGGGGGCTTGATTGCACGAGTCATCATCACCACACAGTCGAGGCCGAGCGTTGACCACTTGGTTGTCTCCGTCGCCGGTCATGTAAACCACGGGAAATCCACTTTCCTCGCGTGCCTAATCACAGGTGAGAAGGACGACGGTCAGAAATGGCTTTACCTCGACACTTTGCCTCACGAGGTTGAGAGAAATCTTTCAGCCGACCTCCATTTCATAGTTCTGGGCTTCCGCGGCATGGAGCCCAATTTGATGAAGAACCCGCTTGACAGGGCTGAGAGAATACGTGTCACCCGCGAGTCGGAGCGTCTCGTCAGTTTTGTCGATACCGTGGGTCATGAGCCTTGGCTGAGGACAACCATCCGAGGCATACTGGGTCAAGAAATCGATTACGGGTTCTTGGTGGTCGCCGCAGATGATGGGCCAACTCACATCACCCGCGAACATCTAGGCATCATGCTTGCGATGGGTATTCCAGTCATCATACTTATCACGAAAATCGATAAAGTTCCTGCCAATAGGGTGGAGGCCGCCGAGTCAGAGATTGCTACGCTGCTCAAACGCGTGGGGCGGATACCGTTCATCGTTAATTCCATTAATGATGTGGAACTGCTCATCGATAAGGTCTCGGTGGTTGTCCCTGTGTTAAAAATCTCTTCTGTGACACGGCAGGGATACGACCTTGTTTATCATCTGCTGAGGAGGCTGCCGCCGAGGGCTAAGAAGAGAGACCTTCCATTCCTTCTATACATCGACAGGGTGTATAATGTAGAGGGTGTGGGGAATGTTGTCTCCGGCTCTGTTAAGCAGGGGAGTTTGACGCCGGGTGCTGAGCTTCTCATAGGGCCCACTAGGAAAGGTGTGTTTGTTCCTGTGCGTGCCAGGAGTATTGAGATGCATTATACACGGTTGGCGGAGGCTGAGCCTGGGTATATCGTGGGTGTTGCGGTCAAGGGTGTGCGGGAGGAGCTTCTCGAGAGAGGGATGATTGTCTGTGAGCCAAGCCTCAACCCCGTGAGCGTCTGGTCTTTCGAGGCGGAGGTCACGGTTCTCTCCCACCCGACGAGAATCAGCACAGGCTATGAGCCGATTGTCCACATCCACACCATCGCCTCTACCACACGTGTTAAGCTGCTCGACAAGCCCTATCTCAAGGCAGGCGAGTCGGGCAGGGTGGAGATGAGGTTCAAGTATCGACCCTTCTACATACAGCCTGGCGACAGGTTTGTTTTCAGAGAGGGGAAGACAAAGGGGATAGGCGTTGTGACAAAAATTCTAGAAACAAGCTAA
- a CDS encoding transcriptional regulator, AsnC gives MGEPMALAFMLLNVRPGREEEVLSQLRAIKEVRDAQRVYGVYDMVVKIEADSMDALKQVVNNRVKKIENITSVISLIVMH, from the coding sequence ATGGGCGAGCCGATGGCTCTTGCTTTTATGCTTCTAAACGTTAGGCCCGGCAGGGAGGAGGAGGTGCTCAGCCAGCTCCGGGCTATTAAGGAGGTTAGGGACGCCCAGAGAGTATACGGCGTGTATGACATGGTTGTGAAAATTGAAGCCGACTCGATGGATGCGTTGAAACAGGTTGTCAACAACCGTGTCAAGAAGATTGAAAACATCACTTCTGTGATTTCCTTGATAGTGATGCATTGA
- a CDS encoding threonine dehydratase, protein MITIRDVYLARKIVSKYLKPTPLQYSRKLSKELGADVYVKLENLNPTHSFKVRGGLYYMSLMHDKVKGVVTASMGNHAQSIAYSGSLYGVETTIVMPSWVNPLKKEAVTDLGAKVITYGAYYDEAAAYAQHYAEEHGLVFVDPINEVKLYPGVATMHLEVVEELPNVETVFNPLGGGSGAIGAVTVYKSINPAVKVYAVQAEGAPAFYLSYKKGGLQSTDGVKTRAEGLAVAKAYETPLQILKNKLDDVVLVSDEEMEKAVVKLYNTVRQVAELAGAASTAAAYKFAEKISGKTVVLMLTGGNIDHKRFSEILARH, encoded by the coding sequence ATGATAACTATCAGAGATGTTTACCTTGCTAGGAAAATTGTTTCCAAATATCTGAAGCCAACACCCCTACAATATTCTAGGAAGCTCTCAAAGGAGCTGGGGGCGGATGTTTATGTCAAGCTCGAGAACCTCAACCCGACACACAGCTTCAAGGTCAGAGGCGGCCTCTACTACATGAGCCTGATGCATGACAAGGTGAAAGGCGTGGTCACAGCGTCCATGGGTAACCATGCACAGTCAATCGCCTACTCCGGCTCTCTCTATGGGGTCGAGACCACTATAGTGATGCCCAGCTGGGTCAATCCCTTGAAAAAAGAGGCGGTCACAGACCTTGGAGCAAAAGTCATCACCTATGGAGCATACTATGACGAGGCAGCGGCATACGCCCAGCATTACGCCGAGGAACACGGGCTTGTCTTTGTTGACCCCATAAATGAGGTGAAGCTCTATCCCGGGGTCGCGACCATGCATCTCGAGGTCGTCGAGGAGCTTCCCAACGTGGAGACGGTTTTCAACCCACTGGGAGGAGGGTCGGGCGCGATAGGCGCTGTCACCGTCTACAAATCCATCAACCCCGCGGTAAAGGTTTACGCCGTTCAAGCAGAAGGCGCGCCAGCCTTCTACCTGTCCTACAAAAAAGGCGGTTTACAATCAACCGACGGCGTCAAAACAAGGGCCGAAGGCCTCGCGGTAGCCAAAGCCTATGAAACACCACTCCAGATACTCAAAAACAAGCTCGACGACGTAGTTCTTGTGTCTGACGAGGAGATGGAGAAGGCTGTCGTGAAGCTCTACAACACCGTGAGACAAGTCGCGGAGCTGGCGGGCGCAGCATCCACAGCGGCCGCCTACAAATTTGCTGAAAAAATTTCTGGGAAAACGGTTGTCCTCATGCTCACGGGCGGAAACATAGACCATAAAAGGTTCTCCGAAATATTGGCCAGACATTAG
- a CDS encoding translation initiation factor eIF-1A — protein sequence MGKRKIVSEPDELDQMVEPGPGDVYGVVSKMYGYDRLLVDCSDGKQRVCRIRGQLKRRIWIKEGDLVLVSPWDFQRDSRGDVWWRFTHNQALELAKKGVIPDFLKAKLGAS from the coding sequence ATGGGCAAGCGGAAAATTGTCTCCGAACCCGATGAACTGGACCAGATGGTGGAGCCGGGGCCGGGCGATGTCTACGGCGTGGTTAGCAAGATGTATGGCTATGATAGGCTGTTGGTGGATTGTTCTGACGGTAAGCAGAGGGTCTGCCGCATTAGAGGGCAGCTAAAACGCCGTATCTGGATAAAGGAGGGCGACCTCGTCCTTGTCTCGCCGTGGGACTTTCAGAGAGACAGCAGAGGCGATGTCTGGTGGCGTTTCACACACAATCAAGCCCTCGAGCTCGCCAAAAAAGGCGTCATTCCAGATTTCTTGAAAGCAAAGCTCGGAGCATCTTAG